A window of the Pseudomonas gozinkensis genome harbors these coding sequences:
- the coaE gene encoding dephospho-CoA kinase (Dephospho-CoA kinase (CoaE) performs the final step in coenzyme A biosynthesis.): MNNPVEKPWILGLTGGIGSGKSAAAQHFIDLGIHVVDADHAARWVVEPGRPALAKIAEHFGPDVLQADGTLDRAALRKLIFEVPEQRRWLEALLHPLIAEEIAHHLALAQSPYAILVSPLLIESGQYAMTQRILVIDAPQQLQIERTLQRDQTSEQQVQAILKAQSSREDRVSRADDVVVNDRDLAWLHSEVERLHHFYLTLSGGQS, translated from the coding sequence ATGAATAACCCTGTGGAAAAACCCTGGATTCTCGGCCTGACCGGCGGCATCGGCAGCGGCAAAAGCGCCGCCGCCCAGCACTTCATCGATCTTGGCATTCACGTGGTGGACGCCGATCACGCGGCGCGCTGGGTGGTCGAGCCGGGCCGCCCGGCGCTGGCGAAGATCGCCGAACACTTCGGCCCCGATGTGTTGCAGGCCGACGGCACGCTGGATCGTGCAGCCCTGCGCAAACTGATCTTTGAGGTACCGGAGCAACGGCGCTGGCTCGAAGCCTTGCTGCATCCGCTGATCGCCGAGGAAATCGCCCATCACCTGGCGCTGGCACAATCGCCTTACGCGATTCTGGTCTCGCCGCTGCTGATCGAATCCGGGCAATACGCGATGACTCAGCGAATCCTGGTGATCGACGCCCCGCAACAATTGCAGATCGAACGCACCTTGCAGCGTGACCAGACCAGCGAACAGCAGGTCCAGGCGATCCTCAAGGCCCAGTCCAGCCGCGAAGACCGCGTCAGCCGTGCCGACGACGTGGTGGTCAACGACCGCGACCTCGCCTGGCTGCACAGCGAGGTCGAGCGCCTGCATCACTTTTACCTGACTTTATCCGGAGGCCAATCATGA
- the yacG gene encoding DNA gyrase inhibitor YacG, with protein sequence MSQTPTVNCPTCGAPVEFTPENKYRPFCSDRCKLIDLGAWASEEHKIPVAPDAEDELFSGDFDPRH encoded by the coding sequence ATGAGCCAGACCCCAACCGTCAACTGCCCGACTTGCGGCGCGCCCGTGGAATTCACCCCCGAAAACAAATACCGTCCGTTCTGCTCGGACCGCTGCAAACTGATCGACCTCGGCGCCTGGGCGTCGGAAGAGCACAAGATTCCGGTGGCCCCGGATGCCGAGGACGAACTGTTTTCCGGCGATTTCGACCCGCGTCACTGA